A genome region from Littorina saxatilis isolate snail1 linkage group LG16, US_GU_Lsax_2.0, whole genome shotgun sequence includes the following:
- the LOC138951562 gene encoding uncharacterized protein translates to MVTQFPLDYMHLICLGVMRRLIWLWTKSPLEKNIRLSAMSVQRLSDSLLQLKSHVPSEFARKCRPVSEIDRWKATEFRQFLLYCGPVVLKGILPVALYSNFLLLSVGIFCLVSPSLCYTHCGIARALLHTFVSQAGVLYGQDVLVYNVHGILHVADDVNVFGPLDTVSAFPFENFLGQIKRLVRKPNLPLQQVVHRLAEKKAQKKKKTKIENALKKQHFLGPLPPNFPPCNQFHQLKQDDVLISADAADVRDNCVKIGNDFCLLRNIVTVPQAEGQDIFVVHEHFTQVRDFFDCPFQSSDLGISLVNRPSGHMQVSPLEDIVCKYYLLPFRGSFVAIPLLHLL, encoded by the coding sequence ATGGTCACGCAGTTTCCACTTGACTACATGCACCTAATATGTTTAGGTGTCATGCGTCGGCTAATCTGGCTGTGGACAAAGAGTCCCCTTGAAAAAAACATCAGACTTAGTGCTATGTCGGTACAACGGCTGTCAGACTCTTTGCTCCAGTTGAAGAGCCATGTGCCCTCTGAATTTGCCAGAAAATGTCGGCCTGTTTCAGAGATTGATCGGTGGAAGGCTACCGAATTCCGCCAATTCCTTTTGTATTGTGGCCCTGTTGTTTTGAAGGGCATTCTGCCAGTTGCATTGTACAGTAACTTTCTGCTGCTCTCTGTTGGCATCTTTTGCCTAGTTAGCCCGTCCTTGTGCTACACTCATTGTGGCATTGCGAGGGCGTTACTCCACACTTTTGTGTCTCAAGCAGGGGTTCTGTATGGCCAAGATGTCCTTGTGTACAACGTTCATGGAATTCTTCATGTAGCTGACGACGTGAATGTGTTTGGTCCCCTTGATACAGTTTCGGCTTTTCCTTTTGAAAATTTTCTGGGACAAATCAAACGGCTTGTCCGCAAGCCAAACCTTCCGTTGCAGCAAGTTGTGCACCGACTTGCTGAAAAGAAAgcgcaaaaaaagaagaaaaccaaaATTGAAAATGCCCTGAAAAAACAACACTTCCTCGGTCCACTTCCTCCTAACTTCCCTCCTTGCAATCAGTTTCATCAGCTGAAGCAAGATGATGTCTTGATCTCTGCTGACGCTGCTGACGTTCGAGACAACTGTGTTAAAATTGGAAATGATTTTTGTCTTTTGAGGAACATTGTTACTGTCCCTCAAGCAGAGGGTCAAGACATTTTCGTTGTCCATGAACATTTTACACAAGTGAGAGATTTTTTTGATTGCCCCTTCCAGTCAAGTGATTTGGGTATTTCCCTTGTGAACAGACCATCCGGTCACATGCAGGTATCTCCATTGGAGGATATTGTATGTAAATATTATCTCCTTCCCTTCCGTGGCAGTTTTGTTGCAATACCCCTCCTTCATTTACTGTAG